CAGCCAATCAAATTTTTTATTGATACAAGTTCCGGATGCCGAAGCAGTAAAGGATCAACTGGCCCGGAACAATATCGCAGTTCGGGGTTTTCCAAAAACAGAGGGGCTTTCCGACTGCCTTCGGGTGACCATTGGCACGGTGGAGGAAAATAACGTGTTTTTGGATAGAATCCAAAAAGTACTGCAATCTGTGGGGTGATGACTATGGCGGTGAAAAAACGCACGGCAACAGTAAAGCGGAAAACCAAGGAAACGGATATTCAACTCTCGGTAAATTTGGATGGAAACGGTAAAAGCGGCTTGGATACCGGTGTGCCGTTTTTCGAGCACATGCTGACCCTTCTGGCCGGACACAGCCTGATGGATATCCAGATAAAAGCCAAAGGGGATCTGGAAGTGGATCAGCACCATTTGGTTGAGGACATTGGGATTGCTTTGGGTCAGGCATTGCTCCGTGCATTGGGAGATAAGCGGCAACTGGTGCGCTACGGTGCGGCATTGATTCCCATGGATGAATCACTGGTTCAGGTGACCTTGGATATTTCCGGCCGTCCGTACTTAAATTATCAATTGAAACTGCGTCAGAAAAAATTGGGGGATTTCGATACTGAGCTGGTGATCGAATTTTTTCGTGCATTGGCCAATGCAGCCGGCATTACGGTGCATATTATTCAGCAGACCGGCGGCAATACCCACCATCTGGTGGAAGCGGCCTTTAAGGGGTTGGGGCGGGCACTGCGTAAGGCAATCGCCCGTGATGCGCGGCAAAAAGGTGTTCCCAGTACCAAGGGAAGTTTATAATCAATTATTGAAAAATGAGCCGAGCTCGTTGGGAGGGTAAGCATTCGTGTTTTTCGGCTGCGTAACTCGCCCCCTACGGGAAGCTTAAACAGTACTCGCTTTGAAAAATACGAATGCTTACCCTCTCAACGAATAGTATATACAGTTGACTATTGATGCAGTTGGGATGTCGGTTTTGAAAGGAAAGATGATGGTAGGTATTGTTGATTATAAAATGGGGAACCTGCACTCAGTCCAAAAAGCTTGTGCAGCAGCAGGATTGAAATCGAAGTTTATTTCCAAGGCGTCTGAAATAAAAAAGGCCAAGGCGGTAATTTTGCCTGGTGTGGGCGCTTTTGGACAGGCGATGGCGCATTTGAATCAACAGCACTTGGTCGGTGCACTCAAAGAGGCGGCGGAGTCAGGCAAACCCTTTTTAGGTATTTGTCTGGGTATGCAGCTTTTATTTGAGAGTTCCGAGGAATTTGGTAATCATGCCGGGCTGGGTATTTTTCAGGGTAAAGTCCGGCATTTCCCGAAGAAACTCAAAGTTCCGCATATGGGCTGGAATAGTCTTATTATGAAAAAACGTGCGCTGCTGTTAAAAGGAATTAAAGAAGGCGCTTATATGTATTTTGTACATACTTACTATTGTGATCCCAAAGATAAGGACGTATTGCTGGCAACCACGGCATACGGTATTGAAGTAGCTGCAGTAGTAGGTCGAAATAATATATGTGCAACCCAATTCCATCCGGAAAAAAGCCAGGCAATTGGATTGAAGGTCTATCACAATTTGGCAAGCCTGTTGAAAGGTTAGGTGCAAAGTATGGTAGTTTATCCGGCAATTGATTTAAGAAAAGGTCGCTGTGTCAGATTGGTCAGAGGCGAAGTTCGTGATGAGACGGTGTATTCAAAAGAACCGGCCTCGATGGCCAAGTTGTGGCAATTGAAGGGTGCCAAGTATCTCCATGTTGTCGATTTAGACGGTGCCCTGACCGGTGTTCCGAAAAATTTGAAGCATGTTTATCAGATTGCCAAGGCAGTGAAAATACCGATCCAGTTCGGCGGAGGTGTCCGTGATTTAAGCATTATCAAGGAGCTGTTGGATCATGGTATTAAACGCGTTATTCTCGGGACAAATGCCCTGTCGATGGAGTTTCTTTCCAAAGCAATTAAAAAGTTTGGTGCCGCTAAAATTGTGGGAGGATTGGATTCGCGTGATGGAAAAGTTACCATCCGGGGTTGGAAAGATACCACCGACAAACCGGCGATTGAGTTTGCACGTGAGCTTGAAAAAGCCGGCGTAAAAAATATCATTTATACGGATGTAAAACGGGACGGTCTTTTATCCGGACCCAATTTTAAAAGTATTAAAGCGATTGCCAGTGCTGTGACGATTCCCGTGATTGCTTCGGGCGGTGTTACCAGCCTGAAAGATATCACGCACTTGAAAAATCTTGAAAAATATGGTGTTTCCGGCTGCATTATCGGTAAAGCTATTTATACCGGTGTTTTGGAGCTTAAGCAGGCGATTGTGGAAGCAGGGAAATAAGGATGCTGGCAAAAAGAATTATTCCATGTTTGGATGTCAAGGATGGTCGTGTTGTCAAAGGAGTGAATTTTGTTCATTTGCGGGATGCCGGCGACCCGGTAGAGCAGGCCAAGGTGTATGACCGGGCCGGCGCCGATGAATTGGTTTTTCTGGATATTACCGCCAGTGTGGAAAGTCGCCGGACCATGATCCGGGTGGTTGAGCGTTGTGCGGATAATATTTTTATGCCATTGACAGTAGGCGGCGGGATCAGGACTGTTCACGATATCCGCGAATTGTTGCGGGCCGGCGCTGACAAAGTTTCGATCAATACCACAGCAGTGCAAAAACCGGAGCTATTGCAAAAAGCTGCTCAGATGTTTGGAAGTAGTTGTATTGTGCTGGCGATTGATGCGCGCCGCCGGGAAAAGGGGCGGAAGGGATGGGAGGTTTTCATCCATGGCGGTAGAACGCCAACCGGGCTCGATGCCATCCATTGGGCTAAGCAGGGTGTGGCACTTGGTGCGGGTGAAATTTTGTTGACTTCCATGGATTGCGATGGAACTCAGAATGGATATGATATTGAATTGACACGGGAAATTTCCAAAGCAGTCACCGTGCCGGTGATTGCCAGTGGGGGTGCCGGTCAGCTCAAGCATTTGGCGGATGTGTTGGATCAGGGCTGGGCGGACGCGGTGTTGGCAGCCAGTATTTTTCATTATGGTAAATATTCCATTGCACAGGCCAAACGGTATTTGGCGCGCCGCGGAGTCGCAGTGCGGCTGGCGTGAAAAAAACATATGTAGGGGCAATTCATGAATTGCCCCTACATAATAAGAATTGAAAATCGGAGGCACGACCATGGCAATTCCTCAGGAGATGAAATTTAATGATCAAGGCTTAATTGTGGCCATTGTGCAAGATGTGGTCAATAACGAAATTTTAATGCAGGCATTTATGAATGAAGAATCGCTCCGATTGACCATCGAGACCGGCATTGC
This sequence is a window from bacterium. Protein-coding genes within it:
- the hisB gene encoding imidazoleglycerol-phosphate dehydratase HisB, whose translation is MTMAVKKRTATVKRKTKETDIQLSVNLDGNGKSGLDTGVPFFEHMLTLLAGHSLMDIQIKAKGDLEVDQHHLVEDIGIALGQALLRALGDKRQLVRYGAALIPMDESLVQVTLDISGRPYLNYQLKLRQKKLGDFDTELVIEFFRALANAAGITVHIIQQTGGNTHHLVEAAFKGLGRALRKAIARDARQKGVPSTKGSL
- the hisH gene encoding imidazole glycerol phosphate synthase subunit HisH gives rise to the protein MVGIVDYKMGNLHSVQKACAAAGLKSKFISKASEIKKAKAVILPGVGAFGQAMAHLNQQHLVGALKEAAESGKPFLGICLGMQLLFESSEEFGNHAGLGIFQGKVRHFPKKLKVPHMGWNSLIMKKRALLLKGIKEGAYMYFVHTYYCDPKDKDVLLATTAYGIEVAAVVGRNNICATQFHPEKSQAIGLKVYHNLASLLKG
- the hisA gene encoding 1-(5-phosphoribosyl)-5-[(5-phosphoribosylamino)methylideneamino]imidazole-4-carboxamide isomerase, coding for MVVYPAIDLRKGRCVRLVRGEVRDETVYSKEPASMAKLWQLKGAKYLHVVDLDGALTGVPKNLKHVYQIAKAVKIPIQFGGGVRDLSIIKELLDHGIKRVILGTNALSMEFLSKAIKKFGAAKIVGGLDSRDGKVTIRGWKDTTDKPAIEFARELEKAGVKNIIYTDVKRDGLLSGPNFKSIKAIASAVTIPVIASGGVTSLKDITHLKNLEKYGVSGCIIGKAIYTGVLELKQAIVEAGK
- the hisF gene encoding imidazole glycerol phosphate synthase subunit HisF, which codes for MLAKRIIPCLDVKDGRVVKGVNFVHLRDAGDPVEQAKVYDRAGADELVFLDITASVESRRTMIRVVERCADNIFMPLTVGGGIRTVHDIRELLRAGADKVSINTTAVQKPELLQKAAQMFGSSCIVLAIDARRREKGRKGWEVFIHGGRTPTGLDAIHWAKQGVALGAGEILLTSMDCDGTQNGYDIELTREISKAVTVPVIASGGAGQLKHLADVLDQGWADAVLAASIFHYGKYSIAQAKRYLARRGVAVRLA